A region of the Kaistia geumhonensis genome:
TCGTCCATGTCGGGCGGCAACCAGCAGAAGATCGTGATCGGCAAATGGCTCAACCACGGCGCCGACCTGTTCATCTTCGACGAACCCACGGTCGGCGTCGATGTCGGCACCAAGGCCGAGATCTACCGGCTGTTCGCGGCGCTGCTCAAGGAGGGCGCCGGCATCCTGCTGATCTCGAGCTATCTGCCGGAGGTCTACGAACTGGCCGATACGCTCCACGTCTTCCGCAGCGGTCGGCTCGTCGGCAGCAATCCATTCCATGGCGCGAGCCATGAGGAAGTCCTTGCCGAGGCGATCGGCGTCTAGCGAATTTCGCGCCCCAGGGCGCGCCTGCGGCCAGCGGCGCGACGGCGGCTTCAGGTGAAGGGGAGGAAGGTCTCGACATGTCAACGGTGGATGCCGCTTCGGCGAAGGCCTCCCAGGCGCGGCGCAATTACAGCTTCCTGTTCGCGCTGACCCTGCTCGGCCTGCTCGTGCTGCTCTGGGCGGTGCTCGCGATCGCGACGCCGAACTTCATGAGCGACAAGAATATCTCGAACCTGCTGCGGCAGGGCTCGATGATCGCCATCCTCGCCGTCGGGCAGACCTTCGTCATCATCACGGCCGGCATCGATCTTTCGGTCGGCGCCGTGGTCGGCTTCACGACCGTCATCATCGCGCTGCTCATCAATGCCGGCGTCCCGGTGTGGCTCTCGATCCTGATCACGCTCCTGGTCGGGCTCGGGATCGGCCTCTTCCACGGCTTCGGCATCACCAAGATGGGCCTGCCGCCCTTCATCATCACGCTGGCGACGCTCACCTCGCTGCGCGGCATCGGCCTCCTGATCACCAACGGCTCGACGATCTCGATCGACAACGACGATTTCACCGCCTTCGCAACCAAGGATTTCCTCGGCATTCCGAGCCTGTTCTGGATGGTGATCCTCGTCGCGGTGCCGGCCTATATCTTCCTCAACCACACCCGCTGGGGCCGCTATCTTTTCGCGGTCGGCTCCAATCCGGAATCGGCGCGCCTGTCCGGCGTCCGCGTCAATGGCGTGATCTATCTCGCCTATGCGCTGTCGTCGGTGTTCGCCGCCTTTGTCGGCGTGCTGCTGGCCACCCGCATCGGCATCGGCAACGCGACGCAGGCCGAGGGCTGGGAGCTGCAGGCGATCGCCTCGACCGTCATCGGCGGATCGAGCCTCTTCGGCGCCGTCGGCTCGGTGCATGGACCGCTCATCGGCGCCTTCATCCTCGCCACCATCAACAACGGCGCCAACCTCCTGAACGTCAACTCGTTCTGGCAGCGCATCATCACCGGCGGCCTGATCATCGTCATCGTCTATTTCGACCAGCTGCGCCGCCGCGGTCGCTGACGACCCGGCCGGCCGGTCACGGAGCATTCCTCATGAAGGCACTTCTGTGCGTCGAGCCCGGCCGCCTCGAACTCGTCGACCGCCCGGCGCCGCCCGCGCCGGGACCTGGAGAAGCCGCCGTCGATATCCGCCATGTCGGCATCTGCGGCACCGACTATCACATCTATGAGGGCAAGCACCCGTTCCTCGCCTATCCGCGGGTGATGGGCCACGAGCTCTCCGGCGTCGTTGCCGAGACGGGCGAAGGCGTCGCCATCGCGCCCGGAACGCCGGTAGTCATCAACCCCTATCTCTCCTGTGGCCACTGCGTCGCCTGCCGGGCCGGCAAGCCCAATTGCTGCACCTCGATCACGGTGCTCGGCGTGCATGGCGATGGCGGCATGACGGAGCGCGTCGTGCTTCCGGCCGGCAATCTCTATCCGGCCGAGGGTCTCTCGCTGCGCGACGCGGCCACCGTCGAGTTCCTCGCCATCGGCGCGCATGCGGTCCGCCGCTCGCGGGCCGAGCCGGGCACGCGGGCGCTCGTCGTCGGCATCGGGCCGATCGGCCTCGGTGCCGCGATCTTCGCGCGCATCGCCGGCCTCGAGGTGACGCTGCTCGACGCCAGCGCCGAGCGGCTCGCCTTCGCCCGCGACCGCCTCGGTTTCTCGGCCGGCTTCGCCACGGGGGCCGATGCCGAGGCGCAGCTGATGGCGCATACCGGCGGCGAGGGCTTCGAGACGGTGTTCGACGCCACGGGCAATGTGAAGGCGATCGAGGCCGGCTTCACGCTGGTCGCGCATGGCGGCAGCTATGTGCTGATCTCGGTGGTGAAAGACCGCATCGCCTTCGCCGATCCGGAATTCCACAAGCGCGAGATGACGCTGATCGGCAGCCGCAACGCCCTCAAGGCGGATTTCGAGCATGTCATGGCCTCGATCCGCGCCGGGAGAGTGCCGCTCGACGCGCTGGTGACGCACACGACGACGCTCGCGGGCGCCGTTGAGGATCTGCCGCGCTGGGCTCACACCAAGGACGGCCTCATCAAGGCGATCATCACGGTCGGCGGCTGATCATCTGAGCGCGCGGAGCGCGTTGAGGATCACCGCGACATCGATCGCTTCCTGCAGCAGCGCGCCGGCGACCGGGGGCAGCAGGCCGAAGGCGGCGGCGATCATCGCCGCGATCGACAGCGCCAGCCCTGCGAGAACGCTCTCCAGCGCGATCCGCCGCGTCCGGGCGGCGATGGACAGCGCCAGCGCGAGACGGTCGATCCGGTCGACCAGCAGCACGATATCGGCGCTCTGCGAGGAGGCGGCTGCGCCGCGCGCCCCCATGGCGACGCCGACGCTGGCGCCGGCCAGCGCCGGGGCATCGTTGACCCCGTCACCCACCATCACGGTCGGCGCGGCCTGT
Encoded here:
- a CDS encoding zinc-binding alcohol dehydrogenase family protein — protein: MKALLCVEPGRLELVDRPAPPAPGPGEAAVDIRHVGICGTDYHIYEGKHPFLAYPRVMGHELSGVVAETGEGVAIAPGTPVVINPYLSCGHCVACRAGKPNCCTSITVLGVHGDGGMTERVVLPAGNLYPAEGLSLRDAATVEFLAIGAHAVRRSRAEPGTRALVVGIGPIGLGAAIFARIAGLEVTLLDASAERLAFARDRLGFSAGFATGADAEAQLMAHTGGEGFETVFDATGNVKAIEAGFTLVAHGGSYVLISVVKDRIAFADPEFHKREMTLIGSRNALKADFEHVMASIRAGRVPLDALVTHTTTLAGAVEDLPRWAHTKDGLIKAIITVGG
- a CDS encoding ABC transporter permease is translated as MSTVDAASAKASQARRNYSFLFALTLLGLLVLLWAVLAIATPNFMSDKNISNLLRQGSMIAILAVGQTFVIITAGIDLSVGAVVGFTTVIIALLINAGVPVWLSILITLLVGLGIGLFHGFGITKMGLPPFIITLATLTSLRGIGLLITNGSTISIDNDDFTAFATKDFLGIPSLFWMVILVAVPAYIFLNHTRWGRYLFAVGSNPESARLSGVRVNGVIYLAYALSSVFAAFVGVLLATRIGIGNATQAEGWELQAIASTVIGGSSLFGAVGSVHGPLIGAFILATINNGANLLNVNSFWQRIITGGLIIVIVYFDQLRRRGR